One segment of Phragmites australis chromosome 13, lpPhrAust1.1, whole genome shotgun sequence DNA contains the following:
- the LOC133888901 gene encoding protein FATTY ACID EXPORT 1, chloroplastic-like — MAAAAQLHGSSAAKAAYRRTPAFMIASSCRWPQNSLAGSTKLSISNSGMGMKPFGFGATISTKCANEARVEELNLRSDQVKDQVKELVKEDEHVIPQKRSAKIHDFCFGIPFGGLLFSMGLLGYIFSRSTISLVLGVAPGLTTLLLGTLSLKFWRSGKSSFLFILAQAAISVFLAWKYSHAYFLTNRLLPWGFYASLSTAMTCFYTYVLLAGGNPPPKKLAAIPPPYPA; from the exons atggcggcggcggcgcagctcCACGGATCGTCCGCGGCCAAGGCGGCATACCGGCGAACACCTGCCTTTATGATTGCATCCTCATGCCGGTGGCCGCAGAATTCTCTCGCGGGCTCCACGAAG CTTTCCATTTCTAACAGTGGAATGGGTATGAAGCCATTTGGTTTTGGTGCTACAATTTCGacaaaatgtgcaaatgaagcTCGGGTTGAAGAGTTAAACTTGCGATCAGATCAGGTGAAGGATCAGGTGAAGGAATTAGTAAAAGAAGATGAGCATGTTATTCCTCAGAAGAGGAGTGCTAAAATCCATGATTTTTGCTTTGGGATCCCTTTCG GTGGTCTTTTATTCTCTATGGGGCTTCTAGGATACATCTTCTCCAGAAGCACCATAAGTCTTGTCTTAGGCGTTGCACCAGGGCTCACCACTCTCCTCCTCGGTACTCTTAGTCTGAAGTTTTGGAGGAGTGGAAAATCCAGCTTCCTATTTATCCTGGCCCAAGCAG CAATTTCTGTTTTCCTGGCATGGAAGTACTCTCATGCTTACTTTTTG aCAAACAGACTCCTTCCTTGGGGCTTCTATGCTTCACTGAG CACTGCAATGACATGTTTCTACACATATGTGCTGCTTGCCGGAGGGAATCCCCCACCGAAGAAGTTGGCTGCCATTCCACCGCCGTATCCAGCTTAG